In one Bacteroidota bacterium genomic region, the following are encoded:
- a CDS encoding elongation factor G has protein sequence MKVYQTSEIRNIALVGGAKAGKTTIAECMLLEGGVISRRGSIEDKNTVSDYREIELERQNSVYSTVLYAEYGGKKINIIDTPGFDDFIGEVYSSLKVADTVFMVLNSQNGVEVGAEINWRHTTRENKPLVFIVNQLEHEKSNFDETFRQMRAQFGAKVILTQYPVNPGTGFDSVIDLLSMKMLKFPKDGGKPQVSDIPENEKAKADELLGQLVEAAAESDESLMEVFFDKGALTEEELAKGIKLGVMNRNIFPVFCTSSKFNMGIGRVLDFIVTSVPAPNEMPAPKTADGNDIVCKVENPACAFIFKTSIESHLGEISFFKMLAGEISEGTDMVNSKNGSKERISQIFIVAGKNREKVNKVVAGDIAATIKLKSTATNQTLNLPKNADLVAAPIIFPNPKFRTAVKAVNSSDDEKLGSLLNDMYKIDPTLKPQYSKELRQLILSGQGEQHLNIAKWQIEKLNKIEIEFLPPRIPYRETITKTAKATYRHKKQSGGAGQFGEVHILIHPFVEGGPDQTEFPIRGRDSQDLEWGGKLVFNNCIVGGAVDARFMPAILKGIMEKMEEGPLTGSYARDIVVNVYDGKMHPVDSNEISFKLAGRHAFKEAFKNAGPKILEPVYDVEVIVPEDKMGDVMTDLQGRRAVIMGMESEGHYQKIVAKVPLAELNRYSTALSSITSGRATYGMKFAEYAPVPGDLQLTLLKTYEEQEKDEE, from the coding sequence ATGAAGGTATATCAGACGAGTGAAATCAGAAATATTGCCCTGGTTGGTGGAGCTAAGGCGGGCAAAACTACTATTGCCGAATGCATGCTTCTTGAGGGTGGCGTAATCAGCCGTAGAGGCTCGATTGAAGATAAAAATACTGTTTCCGACTATAGGGAAATTGAACTGGAGCGTCAAAACTCCGTTTACTCAACGGTACTTTACGCAGAGTACGGCGGAAAAAAAATTAATATTATTGATACTCCCGGTTTCGACGATTTTATCGGTGAAGTATATTCTTCGCTTAAAGTTGCAGATACCGTTTTCATGGTATTAAATTCCCAGAACGGGGTGGAAGTCGGTGCTGAAATTAACTGGCGTCACACAACGCGCGAAAACAAACCCCTGGTCTTTATCGTGAACCAGCTCGAGCATGAAAAATCTAATTTCGACGAGACATTCCGCCAGATGCGTGCACAATTTGGTGCTAAAGTTATCCTTACTCAATATCCGGTAAATCCCGGAACCGGTTTCGATTCCGTGATTGATCTGCTGAGCATGAAAATGCTCAAGTTCCCCAAAGATGGTGGCAAACCTCAGGTTTCCGACATTCCGGAAAACGAAAAAGCCAAAGCCGATGAATTATTGGGTCAACTGGTAGAAGCTGCAGCCGAAAGTGATGAATCACTGATGGAAGTGTTCTTCGATAAAGGCGCTCTTACAGAGGAAGAACTTGCCAAAGGTATTAAGTTAGGTGTGATGAACCGCAATATATTCCCGGTATTCTGCACCAGCTCGAAATTCAATATGGGCATTGGCCGCGTTCTTGATTTTATTGTTACTTCCGTTCCTGCACCGAACGAAATGCCGGCACCCAAAACTGCTGATGGTAACGACATCGTTTGCAAAGTGGAAAATCCGGCATGCGCTTTCATCTTCAAAACATCCATCGAATCGCATCTCGGCGAAATTTCTTTCTTTAAAATGCTTGCCGGTGAGATTTCTGAAGGCACCGATATGGTGAACTCCAAGAACGGATCGAAAGAACGTATCTCGCAAATATTTATCGTGGCAGGTAAAAACCGCGAAAAAGTAAATAAAGTTGTGGCAGGCGATATCGCTGCAACCATCAAACTTAAAAGTACTGCAACCAATCAAACACTCAACCTGCCCAAAAATGCAGACCTCGTTGCAGCTCCCATCATTTTCCCAAATCCCAAATTCCGCACTGCTGTGAAGGCCGTTAATTCAAGCGACGACGAAAAACTTGGCAGCTTGCTGAATGATATGTATAAAATTGACCCCACGCTGAAACCTCAGTATTCAAAAGAACTCAGGCAGCTCATTCTGTCTGGCCAGGGCGAACAGCATCTGAACATTGCAAAATGGCAGATTGAAAAACTGAATAAAATTGAAATAGAATTTCTCCCGCCACGCATTCCGTATCGCGAAACCATTACCAAAACCGCGAAAGCAACCTACCGTCACAAAAAACAATCGGGCGGTGCCGGACAATTTGGTGAAGTTCATATCCTTATTCATCCGTTTGTTGAAGGTGGACCCGATCAAACCGAATTCCCGATTCGCGGCAGAGACAGCCAGGATTTGGAATGGGGCGGAAAACTTGTTTTCAATAACTGTATTGTAGGTGGTGCCGTTGACGCACGTTTTATGCCGGCAATCCTCAAAGGAATCATGGAAAAAATGGAAGAAGGACCTCTTACCGGTTCATATGCCCGCGACATCGTAGTGAATGTTTATGACGGTAAAATGCACCCGGTTGACTCCAACGAAATTTCTTTCAAACTCGCCGGTCGCCATGCTTTTAAAGAAGCCTTCAAAAATGCAGGACCGAAAATTCTTGAGCCTGTGTATGATGTGGAAGTTATAGTTCCCGAAGATAAAATGGGTGATGTGATGACCGACCTTCAGGGCCGCAGAGCCGTTATCATGGGCATGGAGAGCGAAGGACATTATCAGAAAATAGTTGCTAAAGTTCCTTTGGCCGAACTTAACAGATATTCAACCGCACTGAGCTCTATAACGAGCGGTCGTGCCACTTACGGGATGAAGTTTGCAGAATACGCTCCGGTACCGGGCGATTTGCAGCTTACCTTGCTCAAAACTTACGAAGAACAGGAAAAAGACGAAGAATAG
- a CDS encoding adenosine kinase, giving the protein MKILGIGNALVDIMTLLESDDFLKQFNLQKGSMQLVDQDFSGDVLAGATDIKKELSSGGSAANTIHGLAHLGMNTGYIGKIGSDDFGEFFRKDMERVGIKPLLLEGIADTGRAIALVTPDSERTFATFLGAAIELNASDLIPEHFIGYDCMHVEGYLVQNRELITTAMKMAKEHGLLVSIDLASYNVVEQNVEFLTSLITQYVDIVFANEEEAKAFTGLEPLKALDSIAEMCDIAVVKLGKDGSAIKRGEEEHRVTAIRAESIDTTGAGDLYASGFLYGLMKGLPLMKCGDIGSVLSGKVIEVVGAKMTASQWDEALSIVEMIEKV; this is encoded by the coding sequence AATAGGAAATGCTCTGGTAGATATCATGACGCTGCTCGAAAGCGATGATTTTTTAAAACAATTTAACCTGCAAAAAGGAAGCATGCAGCTCGTCGATCAGGATTTTTCGGGCGATGTTCTTGCAGGCGCCACCGATATTAAAAAGGAACTTTCGTCGGGTGGCTCCGCTGCAAATACGATTCACGGACTGGCCCATCTGGGAATGAATACAGGTTACATCGGAAAAATCGGATCCGATGATTTTGGTGAGTTCTTCAGGAAAGATATGGAACGTGTCGGAATTAAACCATTACTGCTTGAAGGTATTGCCGACACCGGTCGGGCTATTGCACTGGTTACTCCCGACAGCGAACGTACATTCGCAACATTTCTGGGCGCCGCAATTGAATTAAACGCATCTGATCTCATTCCCGAACATTTTATCGGATACGACTGCATGCATGTGGAAGGTTATCTGGTGCAAAACCGTGAGCTTATCACTACTGCCATGAAAATGGCCAAAGAACATGGTTTGCTGGTTAGTATTGATTTGGCAAGTTATAATGTGGTTGAACAAAATGTTGAATTTCTAACGTCACTGATTACACAATATGTTGATATTGTGTTTGCAAATGAGGAAGAGGCAAAAGCGTTTACCGGATTAGAACCCTTGAAAGCGCTTGATTCCATCGCTGAAATGTGCGATATTGCCGTTGTCAAACTTGGAAAAGACGGCTCCGCCATTAAAAGAGGAGAGGAAGAGCACCGTGTTACAGCAATTCGGGCAGAAAGTATTGACACCACAGGCGCAGGAGATTTATATGCCTCAGGTTTTCTCTACGGTCTCATGAAAGGTCTGCCGCTTATGAAATGTGGTGATATCGGTTCTGTCCTTTCGGGTAAAGTAATTGAAGTGGTTGGGGCAAAAATGACTGCAAGCCAGTGGGACGAAGCACTTTCTATCGTTGAGATGATTGAAAAGGTGTAA